The following proteins are co-located in the Fluviicola sp. genome:
- a CDS encoding DUF1801 domain-containing protein → MKTFTNVDEYIREFDGETHDRLVTLRKLITDTAPEAVESISYGMPAYKVNGKPLVYFAGYKSHIGFYATPTGHKAFEKELSKYKQGKGSVQFPLNEPLPAKLITEIVLFRLAENQAKHGKGK, encoded by the coding sequence ATGAAAACATTCACCAACGTCGACGAATACATCCGTGAGTTTGATGGAGAAACTCATGACCGCTTGGTTACCCTGAGAAAACTAATTACCGACACGGCCCCGGAAGCTGTGGAATCCATTTCCTATGGAATGCCGGCTTACAAAGTGAACGGAAAACCTTTGGTTTATTTCGCCGGGTACAAATCTCACATTGGCTTCTATGCCACACCAACCGGCCACAAAGCTTTTGAGAAAGAATTGTCGAAATACAAACAGGGAAAAGGTTCCGTGCAATTCCCGTTGAATGAGCCGCTTCCCGCAAAACTGATTACAGAAATCGTTTTATTTCGCCTGGCTGAGAAC
- a CDS encoding HPP family protein yields MKKSIRKVRYVLYKETLVDVREHFWTFIGSFFGIGLIAWTQSQSLDKLENIFLIGSFGASSVLIYGAIQSPLAQPRNLVGGHVISAFIGVCVFKLVPDPLWISAPLAVSLSIVAMQMTKTLHPPGGATALIAVIGTPKVKALGFMYVLSPVLSGVLILLLVAIIANNLTKNRSYPTNSRLTKYIVPKRIRLRDVSKKRNNR; encoded by the coding sequence ATGAAAAAATCCATAAGAAAAGTCCGGTATGTCCTCTACAAAGAAACACTGGTGGATGTTAGGGAACATTTCTGGACGTTTATCGGTTCCTTCTTCGGGATCGGGCTAATTGCATGGACCCAGTCGCAATCATTGGACAAACTGGAAAACATTTTCCTGATCGGATCATTCGGGGCAAGCAGCGTGTTGATTTACGGAGCAATCCAAAGTCCGCTCGCACAACCGAGAAACCTGGTGGGTGGACACGTCATTTCTGCTTTCATCGGCGTCTGCGTGTTTAAATTAGTTCCTGATCCGCTTTGGATTTCTGCCCCGCTTGCAGTAAGTCTATCCATCGTTGCCATGCAAATGACCAAAACATTGCATCCGCCCGGCGGAGCAACGGCACTGATTGCTGTTATCGGAACTCCGAAAGTCAAAGCACTGGGATTCATGTATGTTTTATCGCCCGTTCTTTCCGGTGTTTTAATCCTGCTTCTGGTGGCAATTATCGCTAACAATCTCACGAAAAACAGGTCCTATCCTACCAATAGCAGGCTGACAAAATACATCGTTCCAAAACGGATCCGCCTGAGAGATGTTTCTAAAAAAAGAAACAACCGCTAA
- a CDS encoding OsmC family protein produces MKEHTYHATVTWTGNKGTGTSDYAAYGREFTLQIPDKPDLLCSADVPFRGDKTKHNPEDFFLASLSSCHMLWYFHLCADAGIQVIEYTDEPVGTMIQDPDGGRFTSVILRPKVLITDASKIELANSLHHEANKQCFIANSCNFPVTHEPVCSVKES; encoded by the coding sequence ATGAAAGAACACACATACCACGCAACTGTCACCTGGACAGGCAACAAAGGAACCGGAACATCCGATTACGCCGCTTATGGAAGAGAATTCACCCTTCAGATTCCCGATAAACCCGATTTACTCTGTTCGGCAGACGTGCCTTTCCGTGGCGACAAAACCAAACACAACCCGGAAGATTTCTTTTTAGCTTCCCTTTCCAGCTGTCACATGTTGTGGTACTTCCACTTATGCGCCGATGCAGGAATTCAGGTCATCGAATACACGGATGAACCGGTCGGAACCATGATCCAGGATCCGGATGGCGGCCGTTTCACATCTGTCATACTGCGTCCGAAAGTACTTATTACGGATGCTTCCAAAATTGAATTGGCAAACAGCCTGCATCACGAGGCCAACAAACAATGCTTCATTGCAAACTCCTGTAATTTCCCGGTTACTCACGAACCGGTCTGCAGCGTAAAAGAATCATGA
- a CDS encoding class I SAM-dependent methyltransferase, giving the protein MEKEQLIELASQLSHPSGEKGSEIAQMMHETNIGMTKNAILNLNLSPGDVVLELGHGNAGHLEYLFAQSDHIHYTGLEISTLMNSQAKQINQSFVAAKQADFVLYDGNKTPFANDRFDKLFTVNTLYFWENPLETLTELSRILKPKALFSLTFAHRSFMETLPFTPFGFTLYNPDEVMKLVEKSSFILKLEDRQTETVHTKAGDPVERQFSTFVLENEK; this is encoded by the coding sequence ATGGAGAAAGAACAATTAATAGAATTGGCTTCCCAATTGAGTCATCCTTCAGGAGAGAAAGGCAGCGAGATTGCACAAATGATGCATGAAACCAATATCGGGATGACCAAAAATGCCATTTTGAATTTAAATTTGTCTCCCGGAGATGTTGTGTTGGAATTAGGTCATGGGAACGCCGGTCACCTGGAATACCTCTTCGCCCAAAGCGACCACATTCACTATACGGGTTTAGAAATCTCAACGCTTATGAACAGCCAGGCAAAACAAATCAATCAATCATTTGTAGCTGCCAAACAAGCCGATTTTGTGCTCTACGATGGTAACAAGACTCCGTTTGCAAACGATCGGTTCGACAAGTTGTTTACTGTAAACACCCTCTATTTCTGGGAAAATCCTCTGGAAACACTAACGGAACTATCCCGCATATTAAAACCCAAAGCCCTGTTTTCACTAACCTTCGCACACCGGAGTTTTATGGAAACACTTCCCTTTACTCCTTTTGGCTTTACCCTGTATAATCCCGATGAAGTAATGAAATTGGTGGAAAAAAGCTCCTTCATCCTGAAACTGGAAGACCGGCAAACCGAAACCGTGCACACCAAAGCCGGAGATCCGGTAGAAAGACAATTTTCTACTTTTGTATTGGAGAACGAAAAATAA
- a CDS encoding MarC family NAAT transporter, producing MELFISVFAALFSVLNPLGTVPVFVGLTRDDTKHHRDKTSLWTSVNVCIILLISFFAGKYVLNFFGISINSLRVAGGLIIATSGFALLTGSFTKHKGMKKASVQEDLQTRSEVSLTPLAIPMLAGPGSISLLITYNQTFDNKEQHLLSVCAIIAVCLVIYLILRTSHFIVKALGASGINAISRIIGFIVIAIGVEYVSSAVQEILKIK from the coding sequence ATGGAACTTTTTATCAGTGTTTTCGCCGCTTTATTCTCTGTTTTGAACCCTTTGGGAACGGTTCCCGTTTTTGTTGGACTGACCAGGGACGACACCAAGCACCACCGGGATAAAACCTCTCTCTGGACTTCCGTCAATGTGTGTATAATTTTATTGATCTCTTTTTTTGCGGGGAAGTATGTGTTGAATTTTTTCGGGATCAGTATTAACTCCCTGCGTGTTGCCGGCGGATTGATCATTGCTACTTCGGGTTTTGCCTTGCTTACCGGATCTTTTACCAAGCACAAAGGAATGAAGAAAGCGAGTGTGCAGGAAGATCTGCAAACACGCTCGGAAGTTTCTTTAACGCCGCTGGCAATTCCAATGCTGGCCGGTCCGGGATCTATTTCGTTGCTGATTACTTACAACCAAACGTTTGATAACAAAGAGCAGCACCTGCTTTCGGTTTGTGCGATTATTGCTGTTTGCCTGGTGATTTACCTGATCTTAAGAACGTCACACTTTATTGTGAAGGCACTTGGTGCTTCAGGGATTAATGCCATTTCTCGGATCATCGGGTTTATTGTGATTGCGATAGGTGTGGAGTATGTTTCTTCGGCGGTGCAGGAGATTTTGAAAATTAAATAA
- a CDS encoding sensor histidine kinase — protein MLNLLKSVFVPKFTNENNFEDQTKFMLAYRLSLFLTLVIGVLSIVLFIYFSFTIASITLIAFFSVMVATIYIYRSGKFRLPTIVFNIIGAVCCAIPLFFIHNQPHFLNGFWMTINILFAFIVLGASWGIAFAIFHAASQSIYFYYFLDQQMEIMRNLTNEQLIATVINCIICFVIIGYLGWENIRTNEVGRKKLNEAQDVLQVQYNIISKQNEEKTVMLKEIHHRVKNNLQIITSLLRLQSRELENPEAIAKFKDATHRVIAMSMIHEKMYQSDHLSTLHLREYLHDLSSDLVSSYQSGYPVNLKIECDIDSIGLRSIVPLALILNELISNSLKYAFDDYENCLISISFMHYQGKKCKLIYKDSGTWKAPSRQGSFGLDLIESLTDQLEGTMELKTYPETIFDITFSPQEDQ, from the coding sequence ATGCTTAATCTGCTGAAAAGCGTGTTCGTTCCGAAGTTCACCAATGAAAACAATTTCGAAGACCAGACCAAGTTCATGCTGGCCTACCGCTTGTCATTGTTTTTAACATTGGTAATCGGGGTTTTAAGTATCGTTCTGTTTATTTATTTCAGCTTTACCATTGCGTCCATTACGCTCATTGCCTTCTTTTCGGTAATGGTTGCCACGATTTATATCTACCGCAGCGGAAAATTCAGGCTTCCGACCATTGTTTTCAATATTATCGGTGCCGTTTGCTGCGCCATTCCTCTGTTCTTTATCCACAATCAGCCGCATTTCCTCAACGGTTTCTGGATGACCATCAACATTCTCTTTGCATTTATTGTCCTGGGAGCAAGCTGGGGAATCGCATTTGCCATATTCCACGCAGCCAGTCAGTCCATATACTTTTATTACTTCCTCGACCAACAGATGGAAATCATGCGGAACCTGACCAACGAGCAACTGATCGCAACAGTTATCAATTGCATCATTTGTTTCGTCATAATCGGGTATCTCGGCTGGGAAAACATTCGTACGAACGAAGTAGGACGGAAAAAACTAAACGAAGCCCAGGACGTTCTGCAGGTACAATACAACATCATTTCGAAACAGAACGAAGAGAAAACCGTGATGCTGAAGGAAATCCATCACCGTGTAAAGAACAACCTTCAGATCATTACCAGTTTGCTGAGGCTTCAATCGCGTGAATTGGAAAACCCGGAAGCCATTGCCAAATTCAAGGATGCGACCCACCGGGTTATCGCCATGTCGATGATCCATGAGAAAATGTATCAGAGTGATCATTTGTCCACGCTGCATTTACGCGAATACCTGCACGATCTTTCCTCCGACCTCGTTTCTTCCTATCAATCCGGCTACCCGGTAAACCTGAAGATCGAATGCGACATCGATTCCATTGGCTTACGTTCCATCGTTCCGCTTGCGTTGATCCTGAATGAATTGATCTCCAATTCCCTGAAATACGCCTTCGACGATTACGAAAACTGCCTGATCTCGATCTCATTTATGCATTACCAGGGCAAAAAATGCAAACTGATCTACAAAGACAGCGGTACCTGGAAAGCGCCTTCCCGCCAGGGCTCCTTCGGTCTGGACCTCATCGAATCATTGACAGACCAGCTGGAAGGAACCATGGAATTAAAAACCTACCCAGAAACCATTTTCGACATTACCTTCAGCCCGCAAGAAGATCAGTAA
- a CDS encoding aminotransferase class I/II-fold pyridoxal phosphate-dependent enzyme gives MADIFDKIERNRGPIGQYSKGVHGYFTFPKLEGELGNKMIFRGKECLVWSLNNYLGLANHPEVREADAKAAEQYGLAYPMGARMMTGQTSEHEKLENELAEFMGMEDCILLNFGYQGMVSAIDCLVDRSDIIVYDSEAHACILDGMRLHTGKRFVFQHNDMESFDKQMKNATRLAEQTGGGILVITEGVFGMAGDQGKLKEIVEFRKSGKYNFRLFVDDAHGFGTLGKTGQGAGEAQGVQDEIDVLFGTFAKSMSSIGGFICAKESIIEFFRYNMRSQMFAKALPITITIGARKRLELLRTRPELKDKLWEIANALQSGFINAGFDIGASNSPVTPVFMKGNLAEATNLTFDLRENYNIFCSIVIYPVVPKDVIMLRIIPTAAHTLEDVNYTIETFKKLKEKLDSGAYKADELATVEVDRKK, from the coding sequence ATGGCAGATATTTTTGATAAAATTGAACGTAACCGCGGGCCTATCGGGCAGTATTCCAAAGGAGTTCACGGTTATTTTACCTTTCCAAAGTTAGAAGGTGAATTAGGTAACAAAATGATTTTCCGCGGAAAAGAGTGTTTGGTTTGGTCTTTGAACAACTACCTGGGATTGGCAAATCACCCGGAAGTTCGCGAAGCTGATGCAAAAGCGGCTGAACAATACGGATTGGCTTACCCGATGGGAGCACGTATGATGACCGGTCAGACAAGTGAGCACGAAAAGCTGGAAAATGAGTTGGCTGAATTCATGGGGATGGAAGATTGTATCCTTTTGAACTTTGGATATCAGGGAATGGTTTCTGCAATCGACTGTTTGGTTGACCGCAGTGATATCATTGTTTATGACTCGGAAGCACATGCTTGTATCCTGGACGGAATGCGTTTACACACAGGTAAGCGTTTCGTATTCCAGCACAACGATATGGAAAGCTTTGATAAGCAAATGAAAAACGCAACCCGTTTGGCTGAACAAACAGGTGGTGGTATTTTGGTTATCACAGAAGGAGTTTTCGGAATGGCCGGTGACCAGGGGAAATTGAAAGAAATCGTTGAATTCCGTAAATCCGGTAAATACAACTTCCGTTTGTTCGTTGATGACGCACACGGATTCGGAACATTGGGTAAAACAGGACAAGGTGCCGGTGAAGCTCAGGGAGTTCAAGACGAAATCGATGTATTGTTCGGAACATTTGCAAAATCCATGTCTTCCATCGGAGGATTTATTTGTGCAAAAGAATCCATCATCGAATTCTTCCGTTACAACATGCGTTCTCAGATGTTTGCAAAAGCATTGCCTATCACCATCACGATCGGTGCCCGCAAACGTTTGGAATTGTTGCGTACACGCCCGGAATTGAAAGACAAATTGTGGGAAATCGCAAACGCACTTCAATCAGGATTCATCAATGCAGGTTTCGATATCGGTGCTTCAAACTCTCCGGTTACTCCTGTTTTCATGAAAGGAAACCTGGCAGAAGCAACGAATTTGACTTTCGACCTGCGTGAAAACTACAACATTTTCTGTTCCATCGTCATTTACCCGGTTGTACCGAAAGATGTGATCATGTTGCGTATCATCCCAACTGCCGCACATACGTTGGAAGACGTGAATTACACGATCGAAACATTCAAGAAATTGAAAGAGAAGCTGGATTCAGGAGCTTACAAAGCGGATGAATTGGCAACAGTTGAAGTAGACAGAAAGAAGTGA
- a CDS encoding DinB family protein — protein MSFIGRPDPEVAPAYAKYYFDRTIGQDDLLLALENNLTETADFIAGLPEAKADFQYADEKWTLKGVILHFIETERIFQYRALRFSRKDKTPVDGFDEGLYAQNNNIDQRSLEDLRQEFIDVRKAGISLFKGMNASMLDFAGTANNTPNTPRNLGWIMVGHVIHHCNIIKERYLVDTDEAF, from the coding sequence ATGAGTTTCATCGGAAGGCCCGATCCGGAAGTTGCACCGGCGTATGCCAAATACTATTTTGACCGCACCATTGGCCAGGATGATCTGTTGCTTGCACTGGAAAACAATTTAACCGAAACTGCAGACTTTATAGCCGGTCTTCCCGAAGCAAAAGCCGATTTCCAGTATGCCGATGAAAAATGGACACTCAAAGGTGTGATCCTGCATTTTATTGAAACGGAACGCATTTTCCAATACCGGGCACTTCGCTTTTCACGCAAGGACAAAACACCGGTAGACGGATTCGATGAAGGCTTGTATGCCCAAAACAACAACATAGATCAACGCTCGCTGGAAGACCTGAGACAGGAATTCATCGATGTAAGAAAAGCAGGCATTTCCCTGTTCAAAGGGATGAATGCTTCCATGCTGGATTTTGCAGGAACGGCAAACAACACCCCGAACACCCCGCGGAATCTCGGCTGGATCATGGTCGGACACGTTATCCATCATTGTAATATCATCAAAGAACGCTACCTGGTCGACACAGACGAAGCGTTCTGA
- a CDS encoding M20/M25/M40 family metallo-hydrolase, translated as MLFRKLFLISALFGLSNTYSQNDSIIIRKFFDEALVRGKSYEDLRSLCKGVGARLSGSSQAQMAVEWGKRKMETYGFDKIYLQPVMVPHWERGNKEVAWIQSGAGDAVPVDILALGGSIGTNGMLKAEVIEFKSLEDLKKASKASVQGKIVFLNQPMNPADIGTFTAYGGCYGIRGQGAAEGAKLGAVGVVIRSLAMPDDHFPHTGSMYYEDGVTKIPAGALSTSSSNELSKALQKGKVTLIMEMDCRDFPDEPSFNVMGELTGSEKPNEVITIGGHLDSWDAGEGAHDDGAGIVHCLEALRILKASGIKPKHTIRVVFFMNEENGNKGGHAYAKWAKEQNQKQIAAVESDRGGFSPDGFECDGKESYVQLIKGFASLLKPYDLHHFEAGYGGVDISPLKLHYEGIPLFGFVPDSQRYFDFHHAASDVFESVNKRELELGCASMAAFVYLLDKNL; from the coding sequence ATGTTATTTCGAAAACTCTTCCTTATTTCAGCGCTATTCGGTTTAAGCAACACTTATTCCCAAAACGATTCGATCATAATCCGGAAGTTCTTCGATGAAGCGCTGGTTCGCGGAAAGTCTTATGAGGACTTGCGTTCCTTATGTAAAGGTGTAGGAGCTCGTCTTTCCGGTTCATCACAAGCCCAAATGGCCGTTGAATGGGGAAAACGGAAAATGGAAACTTACGGGTTTGACAAAATTTACCTGCAGCCTGTCATGGTTCCGCACTGGGAAAGAGGAAACAAGGAAGTTGCCTGGATACAAAGCGGGGCGGGTGATGCCGTTCCGGTAGATATCCTGGCATTGGGAGGTTCAATCGGTACAAACGGAATGCTGAAAGCAGAAGTGATCGAGTTCAAATCCCTGGAAGATTTGAAAAAAGCATCGAAAGCAAGTGTACAGGGAAAAATCGTTTTCCTGAACCAGCCCATGAATCCTGCTGATATCGGTACTTTCACAGCTTACGGCGGATGCTATGGTATTCGCGGACAAGGTGCTGCGGAAGGGGCAAAACTGGGAGCTGTTGGTGTCGTTATCCGTTCACTGGCAATGCCGGATGATCATTTCCCGCACACAGGTTCCATGTATTACGAAGACGGAGTCACCAAAATCCCGGCCGGGGCACTTTCCACCAGTTCCTCCAACGAACTTTCAAAAGCACTGCAAAAAGGAAAAGTAACCCTGATCATGGAGATGGATTGCCGCGATTTCCCGGATGAGCCTTCCTTTAACGTAATGGGAGAACTGACCGGAAGCGAAAAACCCAATGAAGTGATTACAATCGGCGGACATTTGGATTCCTGGGATGCAGGTGAAGGTGCACACGATGACGGAGCGGGAATCGTTCACTGCCTGGAAGCATTACGCATTCTGAAAGCTTCGGGGATCAAACCCAAACATACGATCCGCGTGGTTTTCTTCATGAACGAAGAAAACGGGAACAAGGGCGGACATGCGTATGCAAAATGGGCAAAAGAGCAAAACCAGAAGCAGATTGCAGCCGTGGAAAGTGACCGCGGCGGATTTAGCCCGGATGGTTTCGAATGCGACGGAAAAGAATCCTACGTGCAACTGATCAAAGGATTTGCATCCTTACTGAAACCTTATGATTTGCATCATTTCGAAGCGGGTTACGGAGGTGTGGACATCAGCCCTTTAAAATTACATTACGAAGGAATCCCTTTATTCGGTTTTGTTCCGGATTCGCAGCGCTATTTCGATTTCCACCACGCAGCAAGCGATGTGTTTGAAAGTGTCAACAAGCGCGAACTGGAACTGGGTTGCGCAAGTATGGCCGCTTTCGTTTATTTACTGGACAAAAACCTCTAA
- a CDS encoding T9SS type A sorting domain-containing protein translates to MKTITRSIMVVLLHFTFFSIAQTNVQITNCQNTSSTYEFRVNGSAYKPLVCNYTIEFVQDPSGNWYISPTRQYSSNPGTLSWEFDPNNAANTVVIAKNKLISDLNRIRSLGFTEIRLVGVGLLNTGTNDAPVYQYPTGNQATYFNLLNTFFTQISTANLRVIYMLGGGAEYMDNNNTTYKNFISSVAANFSSNPAVMAYDLMNEPHNGLIASGPNNKYNLSKMINEWHDCIKKNDPNHLTTIGLQAPWDLYAYDPFLMKVDFVSYHLYTTNTNLTTAKNNMDIFLYWLGKTIHMPWIIGETGYSGMANPTAPNVGTEADQLAYTQHTLQKSVDCNCKGYSWWQYQEVHWGDPLQDHFGLFYPYSGNTEGAPKQVAYPATNPNPSPFIAYNTLSQNTGNCSKPSNYYTVFNGSVFKGQGYVKDNNGNPIENAVVIGKDGAYGNFMTFTDATGYYRIGTSGSGLINLSVSYPGYSNISINNPSASILNHTLTKVNHNSWAKEWSNNSTTSVLNNDWISSPNDKFYKGDFNGDGQEDLLCVRYTSNNNDRMAIYTYKETFSSIGGNYHNLSSNWTLIWDNQSNSANGGGIYPYRNNLVVGDFDGDKKDDVISINATSAGWTTWFKFSPNTNPVNATWVWMDSNYGTTGNPMAAMAPYYQNVISGDFYNQGKAAIMGVSGSWITTFELVNNVWTWVQSNSGQTNNPGAGYELSYLTPYRSQLIAGDFDGTGKKEVLGSVLPNGAMALFKPTWNSATNTWKWVNSSASPYWIDATNYSGLYAYRNNLVIGNFDSDKSDEILGINSSACAIFDFVNWTSSNASSSWDGVNYPVISDWSITSATSKYLFLKTTPNASQQELLAIKNNSAFNFTSGLYAFRPNPASSWPCTTLIMANNNSEMLHDLELEEAITLYPNPNNGEFTISFSENFDQDIINITIADVQGKQMFNRNFNNRESHRDMKISLGQVTSGVYYLKVVTPVKSYTKKVVIM, encoded by the coding sequence ATGAAAACAATCACCAGGTCAATCATGGTCGTTTTGTTGCATTTTACTTTTTTCAGTATTGCCCAAACGAACGTGCAAATTACTAATTGTCAAAATACCTCCAGCACTTATGAGTTTAGGGTCAATGGTTCGGCTTACAAACCGCTGGTTTGTAATTATACTATTGAATTCGTACAGGATCCGTCCGGTAATTGGTATATATCTCCAACCAGGCAATACTCTTCCAATCCGGGTACTTTGAGCTGGGAATTCGACCCTAACAATGCTGCCAACACGGTTGTTATTGCCAAAAACAAGTTGATTTCCGACCTAAATCGCATCAGGAGTTTAGGTTTCACTGAAATCAGGTTGGTTGGTGTTGGATTACTTAATACCGGAACAAACGATGCTCCTGTTTATCAGTATCCTACAGGAAATCAGGCTACTTATTTTAATCTGTTAAATACATTTTTCACTCAAATAAGCACAGCTAATTTGCGGGTTATCTATATGCTCGGAGGGGGTGCCGAGTACATGGATAATAACAACACGACTTACAAAAACTTCATAAGTTCAGTGGCTGCTAATTTTTCTTCAAACCCTGCTGTTATGGCCTATGACTTAATGAATGAACCTCACAATGGGTTGATCGCAAGCGGACCTAATAACAAATACAATCTTTCCAAAATGATCAATGAATGGCATGATTGCATTAAAAAAAATGATCCGAACCATTTAACGACCATTGGATTACAAGCACCTTGGGACCTGTATGCATACGATCCTTTTTTAATGAAGGTTGATTTTGTTTCCTATCATCTCTATACCACAAACACAAATCTCACTACAGCTAAGAATAATATGGATATTTTCCTCTATTGGCTCGGAAAAACCATTCATATGCCTTGGATTATTGGAGAAACCGGTTATAGTGGAATGGCCAATCCAACAGCCCCTAATGTCGGAACAGAAGCAGATCAATTAGCATATACTCAACATACATTGCAAAAATCAGTTGATTGTAATTGCAAAGGATATTCCTGGTGGCAATACCAGGAGGTTCACTGGGGAGATCCACTCCAAGATCATTTTGGATTATTTTATCCCTATTCAGGAAATACTGAAGGCGCTCCAAAACAAGTGGCTTACCCGGCTACAAATCCTAATCCTTCTCCATTTATTGCGTATAACACCTTATCTCAAAACACCGGTAATTGTTCAAAACCAAGCAACTATTATACGGTCTTCAACGGATCTGTCTTTAAGGGTCAGGGATATGTAAAAGACAACAATGGTAATCCAATAGAAAATGCAGTTGTTATAGGTAAAGATGGGGCTTATGGAAATTTCATGACTTTCACCGATGCAACCGGATACTATAGAATTGGCACAAGCGGATCAGGTTTAATTAATCTTAGTGTTTCCTATCCGGGTTACTCAAACATTTCAATCAATAATCCATCAGCTTCCATTTTAAACCATACATTAACTAAAGTAAATCATAACTCCTGGGCAAAAGAGTGGTCGAACAATTCTACGACTAGCGTACTCAACAATGATTGGATTTCTTCTCCCAATGATAAATTCTATAAAGGAGATTTTAATGGTGACGGGCAAGAAGATTTACTTTGCGTAAGATATACAAGCAATAACAATGATAGAATGGCAATCTACACCTACAAAGAAACATTCAGTTCAATCGGTGGTAATTATCATAATCTCTCTTCAAACTGGACATTGATCTGGGATAATCAGAGTAATTCGGCGAATGGCGGAGGCATTTACCCCTACAGGAACAACCTGGTAGTTGGTGATTTTGATGGTGACAAAAAAGACGATGTTATAAGTATCAATGCAACCTCAGCCGGTTGGACAACCTGGTTTAAGTTTTCTCCGAATACAAATCCGGTCAATGCAACATGGGTGTGGATGGATTCAAATTATGGAACAACCGGTAATCCGATGGCTGCTATGGCCCCTTATTATCAGAACGTCATTTCAGGAGATTTCTACAACCAGGGAAAAGCTGCGATAATGGGAGTATCCGGGAGTTGGATCACCACATTTGAGTTGGTAAATAATGTTTGGACCTGGGTACAATCCAATTCGGGACAAACAAATAATCCGGGTGCAGGGTATGAATTAAGTTACCTTACGCCATATAGAAGCCAATTGATCGCAGGTGATTTTGATGGTACCGGAAAAAAAGAGGTTTTAGGAAGTGTGTTACCTAATGGTGCTATGGCTTTATTCAAACCGACCTGGAATAGCGCAACTAATACATGGAAATGGGTGAACTCCAGTGCTTCTCCCTATTGGATTGATGCAACCAATTACTCCGGTTTATATGCGTATCGAAATAATCTGGTGATTGGTAATTTTGATTCCGATAAAAGCGATGAAATTCTAGGAATTAATTCATCTGCTTGCGCGATTTTTGATTTTGTCAATTGGACCAGTTCTAATGCTTCAAGCTCATGGGATGGCGTCAATTATCCGGTTATTTCGGATTGGAGCATTACTTCAGCAACATCTAAATACCTATTCTTAAAAACCACACCTAACGCAAGTCAGCAAGAGCTTTTAGCAATTAAAAATAACTCTGCTTTTAACTTTACAAGTGGGTTGTATGCATTCAGACCCAATCCTGCAAGTTCCTGGCCATGTACTACTCTCATTATGGCCAATAATAATTCTGAAATGCTTCATGATCTGGAATTGGAAGAGGCAATCACCTTATATCCAAACCCAAACAACGGAGAATTCACTATTTCTTTTTCTGAAAATTTTGATCAGGACATTATAAACATAACGATTGCAGATGTTCAGGGCAAACAAATGTTTAATCGCAACTTTAATAATCGTGAATCTCATCGGGATATGAAAATAAGTCTTGGTCAAGTGACCAGTGGGGTCTACTATTTAAAAGTAGTGACTCCAGTTAAATCTTATACCAAAAAAGTGGTGATCATGTAA